In the Oncorhynchus keta strain PuntledgeMale-10-30-2019 chromosome 29, Oket_V2, whole genome shotgun sequence genome, one interval contains:
- the LOC118363023 gene encoding signal peptidase complex subunit 3, translated as MNTVLSRANSLFAFSLSVMAALTFGCFITTAFKDRRVPVDIHVSRVMLKNVDDFTGPRERSDLGFITFDLSADIKPIFDWNVKQLFLYLSAEYATKSNALNQVVLWDKIVLRGESTKLNLRDMKSKYFFFDDGNGLRANKNITLTLSWNVVPNAGILPLVMGSGHMSVPFPESYETTKSY; from the exons ATGAATACAGTGTTGTCGAGGGCAAATTCCCTCTTTGCCTTCTCGCTCAGCGTGATGGCAGCTTTGACGTTTGGCTGTTTTATCACGACGGCATTCAAAGACCGGAGGGTGCCGGTGGATATCCACGTCTCGAGAGTAATGCT GAAAAATGTGGATGACTTCACAGGACCCAGGGAGAGAAGTGACCTGGGGTTCATCACCTTTGACCTCTCTGCTGACATAAAGCCCATATTTGACTGGAACGTCAAGCAGCTCTTCCTCTACTTGTCTGCCGAGTACGCCACCAAGAGCAAC GCCCTGAACCAGGTGGTTCTGTGGGATAAGATcgtgctgagaggagagagcaCCAAGCTCAACCTCAGAGACATGAAGTCTAAGTACTTCTTCTTCGATGACGGAAACGGTCTTCG GGCGAACAAAAACATCACCCTGACTCTGTCCTGGAACGTGGTGCCCAACGCTGGGATCCTGCCCTTGGTCATGGGCTCTGGCCACATGTCTGTCCCCTTCCCCGAATCATACGAGACCACCAAGAGTTACTAA
- the LOC118363024 gene encoding ankyrin repeat and SOCS box protein 5-like isoform X1, with product MTPNVDSQSFGTVHYSNVYLSIFALFCVKLFVKISLNILTHFYVVKGNRKEAARIAEEFYDFGQGHRSWADRSPLHEAACHGRLLALRTLLSQGYNANIPTIDHVTPLHEACLSDHASCAKALVAAGANVNATTIDGVTPLFNACSAGSATCTEVLLENGAKPQSEMCQPSPIHEASSKGRSACLEALITWGADVDYDIPHLGTPLYIACISSGLQCTQKLLEGGANVQKGRFLESPLHAAAQKDCPEIINVLLEFGANINAKNLELKRPVESAPPNSSAEETLLLHEATPQSLCQLCRLSVRDYMGRSRLHLIPQLHLPNPLKRFLQYR from the exons ATGACTCCAAATGTGGATAGCCAGTCCTTTGGCACAGTACACTACTCCAATGTCTATCTCTCCATATTCGCTCTGTTTTGCGTCAAGCTCTTTGTCAAGATCAGCCTGAATATTCTCACCCACTTCTATGTGGTGAAGGGGAATCGGAAGGAGGCTGCCCGCATTGCAGAAGAGTTTTATGATTTTGGACAAGGGCACA GGTCATGGGCGGACCGGTCCCCTCTCCACGAGGCAGCGTGTCATGGCCGTCTCCTGGCCCTCAGGACCCTACTCTCACAG GGTTACAACGCAAACATCCCTACCATAGACCATGTGACGCCGTTGCATGAGGCTTGCCTATCAGACCACGCGTCATGCGCCAAGGCGCTTGTCGCAGCTGGTGCCAAT GTAAATGCCACCACCATTGATGGGGTGACGCCACTGTTCAATGCCTGCTCAGCGGGCAGTGCCACCTGTACAGAGGTACTGCTGGAAAACGGTGCCAAGCCCCAGTCAGAGATGTGCCAGCCCTCGCCCATACACGAAGCCTCCAGCAAAG gcaGAAGTGCTTGTCTGGAGGCGCTGATCACATGGGGAGCAGACGTGGACTATGATATTCCTCACCTGGGAACCCCCCTGTACATCGCCTGCATCTCCTCAGGACTCCAGTGCACACAGAAACTCCTCGAAGGAG GGGCCAATGTGCAGAAGGGCAGGTTCCTGGAGAGCCCGCTCCATGCAGCAGCTCAGAAGGACTGTCCTGAGATCATCAATGTGTTGTTAGAGTTTGGAGCGAACATTAACGCTAAAAACCTAGAGCTGAAGAGACCGGTGGAGTCAGCCCCACCTAACAGCTCAGCAGAGGAGACGTTACTGCTGCATGAAG caacACCTCAGTCACTATGTCAACTGTGTCGTCTCAGTGTCAGAGATTATATGGGTCGATCTCGACTACACCTCATCCCTCAGTTACACCTCCCCAACCCTCTCAAACGCTTCCTCCAGTACAGATAG
- the LOC118363024 gene encoding ankyrin repeat and SOCS box protein 5-like isoform X2, protein MPEVPSAESSSEQQPENTSRKRTLENTDDYTAKKKPRCWGILTSQGSWADRSPLHEAACHGRLLALRTLLSQGYNANIPTIDHVTPLHEACLSDHASCAKALVAAGANVNATTIDGVTPLFNACSAGSATCTEVLLENGAKPQSEMCQPSPIHEASSKGRSACLEALITWGADVDYDIPHLGTPLYIACISSGLQCTQKLLEGGANVQKGRFLESPLHAAAQKDCPEIINVLLEFGANINAKNLELKRPVESAPPNSSAEETLLLHEATPQSLCQLCRLSVRDYMGRSRLHLIPQLHLPNPLKRFLQYR, encoded by the exons ATGCCTGAAGTTCCGTCTGCAGAGAGCTCGAGCGAGCAGCAGCCAGAAAACACGTCGAGGAAAAGAACGTTAGAGAACACAGATGATTACACCGCAAAAAAGAAACCACGCTGTTGGGGTATTTTAACTAGCCAAG GGTCATGGGCGGACCGGTCCCCTCTCCACGAGGCAGCGTGTCATGGCCGTCTCCTGGCCCTCAGGACCCTACTCTCACAG GGTTACAACGCAAACATCCCTACCATAGACCATGTGACGCCGTTGCATGAGGCTTGCCTATCAGACCACGCGTCATGCGCCAAGGCGCTTGTCGCAGCTGGTGCCAAT GTAAATGCCACCACCATTGATGGGGTGACGCCACTGTTCAATGCCTGCTCAGCGGGCAGTGCCACCTGTACAGAGGTACTGCTGGAAAACGGTGCCAAGCCCCAGTCAGAGATGTGCCAGCCCTCGCCCATACACGAAGCCTCCAGCAAAG gcaGAAGTGCTTGTCTGGAGGCGCTGATCACATGGGGAGCAGACGTGGACTATGATATTCCTCACCTGGGAACCCCCCTGTACATCGCCTGCATCTCCTCAGGACTCCAGTGCACACAGAAACTCCTCGAAGGAG GGGCCAATGTGCAGAAGGGCAGGTTCCTGGAGAGCCCGCTCCATGCAGCAGCTCAGAAGGACTGTCCTGAGATCATCAATGTGTTGTTAGAGTTTGGAGCGAACATTAACGCTAAAAACCTAGAGCTGAAGAGACCGGTGGAGTCAGCCCCACCTAACAGCTCAGCAGAGGAGACGTTACTGCTGCATGAAG caacACCTCAGTCACTATGTCAACTGTGTCGTCTCAGTGTCAGAGATTATATGGGTCGATCTCGACTACACCTCATCCCTCAGTTACACCTCCCCAACCCTCTCAAACGCTTCCTCCAGTACAGATAG